Genomic DNA from Pseudomonas fitomaticsae:
TCGCGAATGCGTCCGTAAGAGCACTGAGGGTCAGAGCCAATGCCAGAACCGGCTCCAGAACCCGCGATTCAGATCATCCTTGCACGCCGCGTATTGCTGACCGTACATGTCCGCGCGGTTCTGCACCTTGCGCGCCACCGGCGGCAGCCACGCCTTGCTGGCATAGGTCTTCTGGCGAAAACCGCCCCAGCCTTCGTGGTAGTTGAGGTATTGATTGTAGGCGTCGTACTTGTACACGCCGTTGATCGACGTGGTCTTGTCCATGTACCAGCCGACGAAGTCGATGGCGTCGTCGAAGTCTTCGCGATCGGCGCCATATCTTCCGGTGCTTTTCTGGTAATCAGACCAGACTTCATCCTTGGCCTGCGCATAACCCGACGCCGTCGAAACCCGGCCCCACGGGATCACCCACAACAGGTATTTGCGCGGCGTCTTGGCGTCGTAGCGGTAGCCGGACTCCTGATACATGATCGCGAACGGAACCTGGATCGGTACGCCCCAGCGCTTTTGCGTGACTTGCGCCGCGTCGTACCAATCGCTTTTTTCGCGGAAAATCTCGCAGAGGTTTTCCGGCGAACGCGGCGGCGATGTTCCGCAACCGGTCAGCAGTGCCGCCAATACCAACAGTCCAACCGTGCGCCGCGAATTCAAAAGCCGTCATCCCGTCGTGCAAAAAAGGGCGCCAGTCTACGCGGTCAGGTCAACTGGTGGCGATAAGGCAAATCCGGACCTGTTTTACTGCATGTAAGGGCGGCGGCCTGTACGGCAAACCTGAGCATGCCGTCGATCTGTTCGCGGCTCAGGTGCTGCACGCCTTCCACCGAATCCAGCTCATGCTCGGTCAGCCAGGTGATCAACGCGGCCTGGAAGGTATCGCCGGCGCCGACGGTATCGGCAATCTTCACCGAGCTTGCCGGCACCGACCATGAACCGTGGGCACGGCTGAACACGGTCGCGCCTTCACCGCCACGGGTCAGGAACACCACCTGGCAGCGATGCTGCAACCAGCCTTCGATGACGCGCGCCGGATCCTGCTCGGGATACAGCAGGCTCAGATCTTCGTCGCTGACCTTGATCAGGTCCGCCAACGGCACCAGCGTAGCGATTCGTTCGCGCCACAGGTCGATGTTCGGCTCGGGGTTGAGGCGCACGTTCGGGTCGAGGCTGATCAGGCGCTTGCCGCTTTCACGCTGCACCAGCGCAAGCAAGGTATCGGCAATCGGCTGCACCACCAGCGAGAAGGAACCGAAGTGCAGACCGCGTACTTCAGGGCCCAACGTTGGCAGGTGCGTCAGGCTCAACTGGCGATCAGCGCAGCCTTCGCCACGGAAGCTGTAATGCGGCGAGCCATTGGCGCCTACGGCAACCATAGCCAGGGTGGTCGGCGCAGCGAAATCCACCAGATAGTCCGGACGCACACCTTCATCCTGCAGCACTTGCTGCAAACGACGGCC
This window encodes:
- a CDS encoding transglycosylase SLT domain-containing protein, with the translated sequence MNSRRTVGLLVLAALLTGCGTSPPRSPENLCEIFREKSDWYDAAQVTQKRWGVPIQVPFAIMYQESGYRYDAKTPRKYLLWVIPWGRVSTASGYAQAKDEVWSDYQKSTGRYGADREDFDDAIDFVGWYMDKTTSINGVYKYDAYNQYLNYHEGWGGFRQKTYASKAWLPPVARKVQNRADMYGQQYAACKDDLNRGFWSRFWHWL
- a CDS encoding carbohydrate kinase family protein gives rise to the protein MYLVCGEALFDFFSQDDAGGQASKVNFKAIAGGSPFNVAVGLRRLGVDSALFGGLSTDYLGRRLQQVLQDEGVRPDYLVDFAAPTTLAMVAVGANGSPHYSFRGEGCADRQLSLTHLPTLGPEVRGLHFGSFSLVVQPIADTLLALVQRESGKRLISLDPNVRLNPEPNIDLWRERIATLVPLADLIKVSDEDLSLLYPEQDPARVIEGWLQHRCQVVFLTRGGEGATVFSRAHGSWSVPASSVKIADTVGAGDTFQAALITWLTEHELDSVEGVQHLSREQIDGMLRFAVQAAALTCSKTGPDLPYRHQLT